CAAGAATTGTAAGGATAAATAAAATCTGAAGGCTCATTGCAACATCCTCTGGCTTTCCGGGTGCAATCCCTAAATTTATCTTTGGAATAGGAATATCGGCACAAAATGAAGAAAAAGCAATAAAGAGAAAAAATAATACCTTTTTCATATAAAAATTATAGTATCTCCCCTGATCTCTTACAAGGATTAGTATATGTTCAGGTGTTTAAAAATTCGTATGTGTTTATCTCCTTAATATGCGTTGAAATTCCTTAGTTTAATTGTAAATTTTGTATGTGTTTAGCTGACCTCAAAGGATTATTCCAGAAAAAGGTTTTCAATCTCCTCTTCTACCTCTCTTTGAGAAGAGGGAAGGGATATTACATCTTTTCTAACTATTCCTTTAATCATTTCTAAACCCTCATTGTTTGGAAATCCCATCTTTATCAATAATTTATTCCCATCCCATCCTGCAGGAACTAAACCTTGCAATTTAAGAAATTTTAAAAGAATAGCCCTTTTTTCTTCCTTATCAATACTTGGGTTATAAGTGTTTATTTGTTCATAGTCAGTAGTATCTAAAACCTTCCCAAGAATAAATGTTAAGACGCCTCCATCAATAATTTTTTTATAGCGAAGGTATGCCTCAAGCCCCATTCCTTCTCTTCTTGCTTCTGTAATATATTTCTGGACATCACCCTCTGTAAGCTTACCATACTTTACAAGACCTTCAACCAACTCCTTATTTCGTTTTGAATGGCTGGCATAAGCAGGAAGTGTTTTGGGAATAACCCTTCCTTCTCTTAGGTTTTCCTTATATATTATAGCGTTTTCTATTTGAGAGAGAAGAATTTTGCCAAAATCTTCTCTTTTCTTATCTAAATACTGGTAGAGATGATATTTTAGGGCTTTGTAGATGTTATTAAGAACATCCTCTATGTCTAAATATGTTGAGACCGCAATTATCTGGGTTGAGGGGTCTTTTTTATTTATCACCTTAATAGTGTTTAACCCTCCTATTCCCTCTTTGTCTTCTGGGCTTAAACACATATCCACCACTGCTACATCAAAAGAAGGAGAGGAGTTGATTATTTTCCACGCCTCCTCTGCACTTGAAGCGGGTGTTACCTCCCATCCCTTGCTTTGAAAAAGCCCTTTCCAACTTTCTCTTGTCTCCTCATCATCCTCAACCACAAAAATCCTTTCCATCTATTTTCCTCCTTTTGGCAAAGCGATTACAAACCTTGCTCCTTCCCCAGGAATTCCTTCCTCCCTTATCTTTCCCTTATGGGCTTCTATAAAACGCTTAACAATGCAAAGCCCAAGCCCTGTTCCTTTGCCTGTAGTAAAGAATGGCTCAAATATCTTTCTCTTATTTTCAAAGGGAATTCCTGGTCCATTATCAGCAATGGTTATTTCTATATTATCCCCTTTTGCTTGAAGGATTAGGTTAATTTCTCCCCCTTTTTGAGGAAGAAAGGCTTTGGAATTGTTTATAAGCTCTGAAAATACCTCCTTTAATCTTTGCTTATCTCCTTGAATGATTGGCCTTTCTAAAGATTTCTTACAATAAGGAGCTATTCCCATTTCCTCTATAACCTCTTCAATAAGCGTAGCTATATCTATCTCTTGAATATTAAGAGATAAAGGCTTAAGCAACCCAGCAAAGTCATTCAATATTGCTCTGGTATTTTGAATTATTCTGTCCATAGAATCTATTTCCTTTTGAAGCCTATCTTCCGATGTAGTAATTAGTTGGCTTGCTGTAAGAACCCTATTCTCCAAAGCAACCATCTTTGTGCCTATGCGATGACCAACCGAGGTAGAGAGTTGCC
This region of bacterium genomic DNA includes:
- a CDS encoding response regulator; amino-acid sequence: MERIFVVEDDEETRESWKGLFQSKGWEVTPASSAEEAWKIINSSPSFDVAVVDMCLSPEDKEGIGGLNTIKVINKKDPSTQIIAVSTYLDIEDVLNNIYKALKYHLYQYLDKKREDFGKILLSQIENAIIYKENLREGRVIPKTLPAYASHSKRNKELVEGLVKYGKLTEGDVQKYITEARREGMGLEAYLRYKKIIDGGVLTFILGKVLDTTDYEQINTYNPSIDKEEKRAILLKFLKLQGLVPAGWDGNKLLIKMGFPNNEGLEMIKGIVRKDVISLPSSQREVEEEIENLFLE
- a CDS encoding HAMP domain-containing sensor histidine kinase → MNRENLFREELEKSWAQLAGIREIESKASFLSQEELFSLCLDRAIFLLRIEKGFWLHKDEEGWKIAALKGIEEREAKEIIKKIKIEDGNTIRVSGLMSIPLVWEDEVIERANFIKEGDFTYMDEKRVLPLLKTALFVIKAMCLQKEIRQLSTSVGHRIGTKMVALENRVLTASQLITTSEDRLQKEIDSMDRIIQNTRAILNDFAGLLKPLSLNIQEIDIATLIEEVIEEMGIAPYCKKSLERPIIQGDKQRLKEVFSELINNSKAFLPQKGGEINLILQAKGDNIEITIADNGPGIPFENKRKIFEPFFTTGKGTGLGLCIVKRFIEAHKGKIREEGIPGEGARFVIALPKGGK